Part of the Phocoena phocoena chromosome 8, mPhoPho1.1, whole genome shotgun sequence genome, gctggggaaggagaaTCTTTCCTTTCCTTGGTTGGGCTCCTCTCTGCTGACCTTAGTCCTTCTCTAGGATGCTGGCTGGTCTCTGAGGGCACCTGGAGTCTGCCTCAGGCTGCAGACCTCCCAGGGCCCAGTGACATGGGGCTGGCCTGGCACCATTTTGGTCAGAGCCAGGGGCAGCCACCTGGACCGGGTCATCCTGAACTTCCTGCTTGGTCAAGATGCTGCAGGCCTGGTGACCTGAAAGAATGTCTGTGCTTAGTAGGCACTGAGACACGTTAAGGCCCCGCTCTGTTGCCAGCTGGCCTTTCCTCAGCCTTAACGTCCATCCATGCCCTGGTGCTCAGCTGCTTGTTACTTTTGGCAGGTGAGTTGGGAGGAGAGGTGGGTGGTTGTGGAGGTCGGTGGTCCATAAGATGATGGAGTACGTTCTGGAAGGGGAATGACTTTCCCTCTCGACAGGGGCAGAAGGAAAATTTCTTTCTTGAGCTTTGGATGGTTAGGATGAGAGAAGGTAAGTGTGGTCCTCTCAGCCCAAAGTGACGCAGACGAGCACAGGTATCCTTTGCTTTGCCCTTGGGCTGCTTTCCCCTCCCTGGACCCCAGCCTAGACCCGGGGCTGGGAGAAGAGCTGGCGGGGTTGTCCTGGAAAGAGGGGTTGGTTCCTCCAGCTGCCCCATATGAGGACACTGGCCAAGGCGAGCTCTTAGGATCCCAGATCTTGTTGGAAGGAGTTCGAGCATCTCTGCCTGCCCCAAGGAAAGCAGAAACAAGGGGGGGCTGGGACCTAGAAGGTGGTGAGGGAGGTGGCATTCTCTGACTCCGAGAGGCTACTCTTGTGCCAACTAGGGAGGAACTGGCAAAGAGAGGCGGGGCCGGCACAGCCCAGCTTGGTCAGAAGCCGCGACAGGTCACTGCGGAACTTCACGCCGGCAAACGTGTAGAGCATGGGATTGAGGCAGCAGTGGGCCAGGCCCAGGAACTCACTCATGGTGATGGCCACGGAGAGATAGCCATTGAACTCACAGCTACTGCCCAGGGCCTTCAGCCTCGTCAGGGTGTCCAGGAAGATAACAACGTGGTAGGGTGACCAGCAGAGAAAGAAGACACTTGTCACAAGGATGGCCACCCTGACCGCCTTCTGCCGCTGAGGACGCCGCTGGGCCTGGCACAGCCTGTGCACCACCCCGACATAGCACCAGGTCATCACCAGCATCGGCAGCAGGAATCCTCCGATGTGATAGAGGAAGCGGGAGGTGAACCAGGCATTGGTTTCGGCCTGGTTCTCCTGGGGGAAGGTGCAGTGTGGTAGAGAGTCGTTGTAATGGGGTTGACTGACCTTGGCGAAGAGGATCTCTGGCAAGGCAAAGAAGACGCCCGCCAGCCAGATGGTTGCACAGGTGATGTGGATGGAGAGGAGGCGGCGGTGGCGGTAGGCGTGGACGGCGTGGACGATGGCCAGGTAGCGGTCCACGGCGATGCAGGCCAGGAGCAGGCTGCTGCAGTAGAAGTTGACCTTGTGCAGAGAAATCACGGTTTTGCAGAGGAAGCtgcccaggacccagcccacGGAGCCCTCGGCCACAGCGAAGGGCAGGATGAAGACCAGCAGGAGGTCGGCCACCGCCAGGTGGAACAGGAAGGTCTCGGTTGAGCTGCGTGTTTGCCGGTGCCGCTCCAGGATGACCAACACCAGGATGTTGCCCATCATACCCAGGAGGAAGATGAGGCCATAGGCCACGGGCACGAACACGGCCTTGAAGGAGGTCAGCAGGGGCCCCTCAGCTGTGGAGCAGAGGTGATTTTCCATTGTGTGGGTCTCCGTACTGTCATTGTAGCTGCCTAATTCCTTGTACTGCAAgggcaaggagacaggagggtGGGAACTGAGAACCAGTCTTTCCTCTCAGAGAGGGACCCAGACCCCCTGGTAGAGTAATCCTATCCCCCCAGGCTAACTGCTTTTGTCCCTGCACTCCCAGTCTGCCCACGGACCAAATCCCAGTTTCCCTTCGTGTTCCTCAAACAAATCACGTTGTCTTTTCCAACTTCAGTTTTGGTCTGTAAACATCCCTCACTGGGTAGTGACAAAGATGAAAGGAGATATGTGGTGTGGATGTGCTTCATAAACTCTGAAGGGCTGGGCACCTGTAAGTCGTTTCTCATTTGCGAGGCCTCAGGTGTGGAAGGATGCAGCTGCAGGGGCTGGAATCAGGGCTTCCATTTGGGGGAATGGATCTGGTTAGGACAAAGAGCCATCTCTTCCGATTCTGAACAGAACAGAGGGCACTCAGACCTAGGATCCTGCTGAAGGGGTGGATGCTGGTATGGCCTGCTGGCTTGCTCTCAGTTTGTCCCCTCGTTCCTTCAGTATATCTGAAATTGTAGTAAGAGCCTCTTTTTTGTTTAATCGGCACAGCAAGCCCAAGGCCTGTGATATTCCGGTTTCACCCACGTCTCGCCAGAGATCAGGTCTGCTTGAATCCACGCTGATGTAACTCCCACCACGACACAGCACTGCCTGGCTGCCCTGCCTGCTACTCCCTGTCACCAGCAAACGCCtcactctgctcccttctccgcgaggggagggggaggggggagggaggaggcttcCAAGTGAAGGGGATGTGCCCACTCTGTCTCCGGAAGCTCACTCCTCccttgcctccccctccccccccagccctccccaccccagcactcAGGTTGTTTACCCAGCTAACCGCAAAGGAAGGCAGGGCGCCTGTTTTCATACCTTTCACTCACAGCTGCCCCCCTGCACCTGCTCCTCACCTCCCAGCTCTGttcttcccaccccctcccctaaccATACACCTCTCCACAGCGTTTCAAAACCATTTATAACCAGCTTATGTGGCTTCAAAAAGGCACTTCTGTAAACCATGAGCcccagggagagagaggatgggAGAGGGTACCGGGCACCCAGGCTCAGGGTGGTCccaccctgccctccttcctggaGAGCGAGGGTCCCACACAAGCAGGGGGTGGTTGTACTGTCACCCAGGGCCCCAGCTGTGGGTCATACACTTGTTCTCCATGGTGGGAAGACCCATTCCCCAACCTGGGCCTTTCCTTCTGGTTCCTGAGAGAAGCGGGTGGGAGGATACATTAGTGCAGTGGCAGAGTCATAGGCTGGCCCGACCCCAGCATCCCTCTGCCATAGCCCAAGTCTAGCCCTTCTTCACCCTAATGCTCAGGACTACTGTCTCCCCATGGGTCCCATTCTCACCGACTTCTCCACTCTTATCCATCTCCTGCACAGAGGACAGGATGAGTTTTTCAACCCACGAATACCATCACATCAGTGTcctgcttaaaatcttttgctGGTTCCCTGTTACCTCTAAgcagtggttttcttttctttttgtctttatcttctttttttcaatttcatagaattaaaaaaaaattatcgcagtagagttgatttaaaatgttgtgttagtcatatttaaaagcaaagccagggcttccctggtggcgcagtggttgagagtccgcctgccgatgcaggagacacgggttcgtgccccggtccgggaagatcccatgtgccgcggagcggctgggcctgtgagccatggccgctgagcctctgcgtccggagcctgtgctccgcaatgggagaggccacaacagtgagaggcccccgtaccgcaaaaaaaaaaaaaaaaaagcaaagccagTTATAAGGAAAAGTCATGTTTGGGATCAAGTTCATCAATAGAAGATTTGAGGAAGCCAACCTCAGGGCATTCACACAGCAGAATACAACGCAGCGCTCAAAAAGAAGTGAGGTTTACCTGCGCGTTCTCTTAGGAAGAGATGTTTCCCATACATTACTAAATTTCAGAACTGATTGTGAGGCCTCCCATACAGCATAAGTCCATGGACTTTCTTTGCAGGTTTTACTGGGGTTGGGGGGCGgcggtgggaagggagggagactcTGGTCCTCCCGTCTTTAAACCAGACACCCTTGTCTCATGTGGTGTTTCACACATAGGCTTTTGTTTATGAAAATGGTTCTGCTTTCACTGGAAGACCATGGACTTGCAGGGTGAGGTGTAAACTCCTCTACTGGGCCTTTACATGTTTGCAAACTGTATATTCCCCTGACCTTTCAAACCTTCTCTTCCACTTTATCGCTTTATCCCTCTCCTTCAGGTTCATCatcctcctggctgcctgcccccGTCACGCTGACACAATCCTGTCTCTAAAACTCTTCCTTTCGCCCAGCAGTCCTTTCTTCCCAAGTCTGCCTATTGCTGTGCTTCCTTCAAGGCCCCACTCAATCCCACCTTCCTATGTCCTTCCTAACTCTTCTGCTTGGAATTAcattctctcttcttccatcACGTGTGCCTTTATTACCTCACTCAGGGTTGGGATGTCGGTGGCCTCATTGGATGGTGAGCTCCCGGGGGCAGGTCCCCTGTGTCTCCCTTACAAGGCCATGTGTTTTACACATGCCAGACACGATGCAGATGTGTGCTGTACCGCTTGGAGAGCAGTTTCCCAGATAAGGCCAGGGGACCTCGTATTCTGGGACTCTGGGGAAGTTCCTCCCTACGCCTCAGCAGACTCAGACACTCCTTCCCACCCTTCTTCAGTTTTTGCCTCTTCCCAATGCTCTTGACAGCCTAGAGCCTATCTTGGGTTCTCTAACCATATTGGGAGTTATTTCCAACATCGTCATTGAATACAACCATTTGATTCATCCTGGAACTCAGCAGGAGTTAAACGGGAAGGCAGTGAGACGAGCTGTTTTCACGCAGAGCAAAGCAATTgagacagaaggagaagagatgcAGGCTTTGGTGCAGTCAGCGGGGCTGGACTCCATGTACCTTGTGGTGGGAGCCTGGCCCTCCCACTGCCCAGCGGAGGGCTTAGGTGCAGCCAGCCTGTCTGGTCCAGAACCACTCAAGACCTGCCCCCTAAAGCATTCCGGTTGATTGGTTTGCTGCTCATTTAAAGTCAACACAGTGAGACAAGTCCCTAGGAGCCCAGAGCCCCCGTCTCCTGAGAACCAGGCTTAGAGGAGGGTTGCGAGTGGGGGACTGTCTTTCCCTTCTTGCCAAGAGGTCAGGTTCGGCAGAGCGCTCAGGCAgagaggagaagacagaggaagcTGGTTTGAGGAGTGCGGAGAGATGGCGATGCCTCTCAGCAGGAGGTGTCAAACAGACATCCTGGGGCCTCGGGAGTGGGAGTGGCACGTGTTAAAGCCACTTCCCACAGCCAGGGGATCCCGCACACCCGCCCTTCCTCAAATCATGGAGATAGGTAATGGAGCAAGGTCAGCTCTGGCCCAGCGGGAAGTTAGGGATCAGGAATCCTGAATGCTGTGGGGAGTGGGCGCGGAAGGGAGCCCCCCAAGACTCACACCCAGAGGGAGCTCAGGGTGGGCCATCTGGCCGAGCGCTCACTCATCCTTTGCTAGGAGAAGCTGCAGGAAGCCACGGTCACTCTGACGGCAGCGTGACCCTGTATAGACTCAGACATGTGACTGCTGGGGCCACAACAGCATGTGGCATAAGCAGGTACCCAGTGGACAGTAGCCTGACAGAGGCCAGGGACCCAGGCctcaaagaaggcaagaaaacaCGATGACTGGGATGAAGCTGTGcagagggcaggagtggggacTAGAACATTCTGTGTCCTGGTATTGAGGTGCCAGGAGAAGGGACGATGGGGGGAGAGATCAAAGTGCTTGGAATTACAAATATTTCTCTTCCtacccccactccacccctctgcccctcccttctttccttcctcaggaGCCTCTGTAGgacccaggcccctccctggaTAATTAAGTCCTCCAAGCCCCATCTGACTTCAAATAATGAGGCTGTCTCACTGCCCTGCAGTGGCCGGTGTAGAGCTCAGCAAACGTTTGCTGATGGGGGTCTGTGTCAGCAGGTGGGCAGCGGGTGTCTAGGACCTTCCTCAGGGGTCTGTCCTGGATCCTCTCCTCTTTTTCACTCTCTACCCTGTCTTGGGTGATACGGCTGGGGGAGGCTTTCAGACAGTGCAGAGTTCTCTACAACCTGGAACTACAGGCCCAAACTGACCAGATGGAACTGGTAAAGAAAAATGTAGAGACCTAGATGGGGTTTAAAACTTCAACTCTTCAGGGACAGGTTGGAGAAGACCTGACTTAACAACTGTTTGTGAGAAAAAGACCTGAGAGCTTGTTGACTGCAAGCTTCAAATGAGTCAACAGGGTGGCGTGGCTGCCAGCAGGGCTTTGTTGCCTCATCTAGGTGAACAGAAACCTGTAGGTGGGCACCTGCCACCAACCCAGTTTGTTTGGGCTGGACAAGGGTGACCAGTTCTTAAGGGgtctggaaatccccaccctgGGGGGAAGTTTCCAGGTCCCGGGCTGTGGTGTCCAGGAAAGAGAAGACTTGAGTCCAGGAGAGCTGGCTCCTTCAAGGACTGGAAAGAGCTCCCATGGCGAGAAGGCAGGATGGGCTTATTGTGTGAGGTCCTAGCAGGTAGAGCAGGAGAAATGGGCAGAGGTTGGGATTGGGGGTGTTTCAGTCAAAGGACAAAGAACCTTCTAACAGGCAGAACTGTCGAACCATGGGTTGGGGCCCTTGGGAGGAAGAGGAATGTTTGAGACCAAGTGTGTGTGGGAAGGGATTCCTGCTCTGGAAAGGAAGCTGGGCCCTGCCCTCAGATGCCCCTTGCTCACAGCTCCCAGGTGCTCCGAGTCTCTGGCTGTCATGCCCTGCCCTGCGCTGTTCTGGTTCTCAGTGTCACCTTCATCTAGCTTAGCACCTGGGTGGGAGCCGTTGCTTCTCCAGCCTGTCTGTCCTGCACTGAGTGAATGGCCCAGCCTGACTTGCTTCTCAGCccccaggagggaggcagggctgcTGAGTGCTTGGCTCATCCAGGCCCAACTCCGGGGCTCCAGGGGCCTGAGTCATACTAGCTGCAAGAGGCATCTACACACAGATGCGGTTCATCACTCCGGCTATAGGGGACACACACAGGCTCCGTCTCCTTTTATGTCTCTGGCTGGATATTCCCAACCCAGAGTCAGGAGTCGTGAGTAGGACCAGCCAGGGCATCTCTCATTCCAGCTTTCTGTGGCTTGAGGGGTGCGGGGGTCTGGAAGAAGGAGGCTGGGCTGAGGGGCGAGGGCGGAGGACTTTGTCCCTTCCCCACGCTTCCTTTAGAGGGCCCACACCCCCTAAAGACCATCTGAGACTCTGGCTGGCCAGATTTGTCACATCTCCTCcgtctccccgcccccacccctcaGGAGCGAGCCCGCCAGGCTCCTCTTCCATCTCCAACCCAAGGGTTTTGGCCATTAGGAACATGGCACTACTCTGGGTGTGGTTCTGGAGGGAGACTTTAAGCTACCCCTACCTCTGCACTGAGTCTTTAGGTTTCAAGGGGTCCCCCTTGGCACCCCAGATCAATTTGCACTTTGGGGACAGAGCCACACAGTCCGAGGGACAGGTAGACAGGTCTCTTAGGTGTGTATGGCAACCTCTTGAAGCCATCTCCCGGGTCAGTactgatttgaaatattttgtcccatCGTTCCTGAAAGACCTTGTGTCCTGATTCTCAGTCCTAAATTCACGGGCACTTTTTCTGCCATTGTGCCAGAGGAGTGGTTCAGCCACAGTCTGTGTCCTCACTGAAGGCAAGAATTCCTGATGGAGACTGTGGTCTCTGTGCCTGAGCCCAGACTTGCCCCAACACTGACCCCTCCCCAGGCTAGCCCTGGGTCTCTCCCTCATCTCTGACCCTTCCAATCCCCCCCCAGTTGGGGCTTCTTCCACTGGGGTTCCTCTGGGACTTTTGACCTGGTTTGGGAGGGGGTGAGCCTCCCTTCCCCCAAGGTAAACCCCAGAAACAGCCTGAGCTGGTTTTGGTTCCTCTTCCTTGATGAAATGGGACAGTGCATATGAATGGCCTTCCCGTCCTGTGATGCGCTGATCACGCTGAAGTCATAGTCGGTGGGGGGTCATCCCTGGGGAGGGGTCAGGGGAagccaggccctggggctggaCCACCTTCACCCTGCTCTATAGCAGCTTCTCCTCCTGGCTGGTGTGCAGGGTGGGGCCGGAGGTGCAGGTTATGACCGACCCCTGTAGGTACCCCAGGTCCTAGGTCTGTCAAGAGGAGGCGGCGTGCTTTCAGATCCAGGTTCCTATGGACAGAGGCTTTTCTAGGTCTGCCTTCCCAGCAGGATGGGTCCCTGGCATGCCCACCCCAGGGACCTGGCTCCTAGTTTCTGGTACTTAGCCATCTAGAGTTTTTCTGTTTGGATCCTCCGTTCATGGGAATTAGCAACCCATCTCAAGAAAAGGGACATTTTAAACAGTTGATCTCAGAAtgcaagaggagggagggaagatagGATGCCCAACACTTGGTTTATGGCCAAGAGCCCCCAGTTCTTAACCCAGCACTGGAGTCTAGAACCCAGTGTTCTAGGACACTGAACTCATACTTGCTTTGgaccaggagagggagaggaatagGAAGCAAAATAGTAGAACTGAGACTAACTCCAGAGAGAAATGGGGAGTTGAGACACTTAGCGGAGCAGCACAAATCAGTACATACTCATTGCGAAGCTACTGCATACAAGACTCTTCTGCCGCCCCGCCGCGCCAGGGCCCCTGTGCTGGGAGATACCGTCAGGGAGACTGTCAAAACTGCTCGAGGTCCTGCTGTGagtggcaggggggtggtggAGAGAGAGGGTCTGGACTTCTGAGGGGGCAACAGCCCTGGAGAGAGAGTGTATGGGAGGTGAGTGCAGGCGGGATGAGGTGCCGGGGGCTGGCTTGAAGAAAGGTCCAGGGCCCGGATGGTCCTAGGACTCCTGGCTCCTGGCCCGACCCTGTTGGAGGGGGTTCAGGCCTGCAGGGATGCCTGGGCTGAGACCACTCATTTGAGGTGTGACATGAAGTGAGTCACCGCTCTCTCTCCCCGGGCTGCAGGTTTTCTTTGGTATGTGGGACATGCCCGGCTGTCCCCCTGCCGCCACCTGTCTCTAGTAGGTCACGCAGTGGAGTGAGGCGTGCAGTTAGGGGAACTCTTGAGGTTTCTCAGAAGCCAGAACTGGCCGGGTCTCGAGTTGGTTACTGTGATATCCAACTGGGTCAGGGCTCGTGGTCAGCTTGAAGCTTCGGGTAGAGGAAGATGCCCGGTAACCTAGTCAGGTGAGGccaggggccagggctgggggccagggtggGAGCACATTGCCTCGTCAGGGTTGTGGGGTTTTAGTCTGATTGGACTCAGGGCCAGCTTTATGGGTGTGAGTCCCGTACAGTCACGCAGGGCCCAGCACTTAGAAGAGCCCTGTGCTTGGTTTAGTGCTCTGCCGTCtctatcttgaaattcttaacagAGGCCCTGCACGTTCATTTTGCATTGGGTCCCACAAATTAAGCAGCAGGTCTGATTAGACTGATGGTTGCGGCTCTGCTTTTATCGGAGGGTTGGATCTGAGAAGACAGACTTTGGGTacttatcccttcccccacctccccatgcTCTGCTTATGCTTCCAAGTCTTGGGATCTGGGCAAGTGAGAGGCAGACTTTTCCGAGCAAGTCTGGGAACACAGCTGGTGGAGTTACAGTATAGACTCCAGCCAGGGGAGCTAGAGGGAGTCGGAGACCATCTCAGGGTGAGTTTAGGGCCAGGAGAGCTGGCAGGTATAGGAGAAAAGGTTTGGACCTTTAGAAAAGGATCCAGCCCAGAATTTAGCTCAGAGAGAAGTTCTTTTCCCAGCAGTGCCCTTGGCCATGGGGGAAAGGGAGTGAAGACTACAAGAAAGTTTCCCTAAGATCCCTACAAGCAGCCCTCTGCTGCCCTCACACAGGAGCCTTGGGTCTCTGGTTGAGCTGCTCCTTACATACACCTTCTGGGGACCCAGTAACAGCCAAGCCAACTGGGTTACTCTGCTTCACGGGACAGTCTTGGGTGGGTGGCAGACAGTGACGCTGGGGACTATTTTCTTAGCCCACCGAAAAATACCTAATCTCTAGAGAGCCCAGTCCTCTGAGGGAGGCCACAATGTGCTCAGAGACGCTTCTAGGATTAACACCGAGTTCTTCCACTAACTTGATACCAGCTTGGCACCCCCTACCTCCTGACCCCAGCCCACTGGGGTCCTCTCCCCTGCTGACCATCTCCTTGGGTTTAGCACGTAATCATTGTCTACGAGCTTCTggtgagtaatttttttttcttcttggctaGCCCGTAAGCTATTTAAGTGCCAAGAACAGGCTCTCACCTTCTCTATCCAAGAGAGAATGTCGTACCCCGATGACAGAATCGTAGAGCGAGAGATGAATAAACATACACTGATTGGCCAACTAGCAATGCCAGCCTCCTGATATGAAGAAAACCTCCAAAGTACTTTCCCATCTACCCCGTATTCCAGCCGTACGAGATGAGGAGAGGACCCTCTACTGAAGAATGGAGAGGCAAAGTGACTCGTTCTAGGTCCTAGAGCGCGTCAGGGAGGATGCAGGACCTGAACCCATACTTCCAATCCCCTCTAAATAAAGGATGTCTATTTAAGGCAGCAGCTCTATTTTCCGTGGAATGAGAAATCAAACCTTAAAAGGCAGGCGCCGATGGGCCTGTCTAGATCCTGCCTATCCGCAGTGGGAGAGGACTGCATGTCTCCCCGCTTCCTTGGGCCCCGGGTGCAGGATATTTAGAATTCCTGGGCGACCGTAAGCCACCTATCCCTACTCACCAGGTCCTCCAGGTTGTAGTTCATGAGGTCCATGTCCAGGGTTAGGGGGTAGTTCATGGTTGTAGCCGTATGTCACCAGACTGGCCACAGCCTGATGTTGAGAACTTCTCCGCCTGCTGACTATAGAGAGGTGGCAGCCGTCAGCTGCAAATTTAAACAAATGAACTGCGTGCTGTCTCCTGGGGCTGCGTAGGACCCGAGGCCTGTCTCACaactcatcattttttttttttttccactgggtcttttgtgtttttttgaagaaaaagggaaaatcccCACAGCATCAGTGCCAGTCAAGCATTTCGGCTTCTTTCCCAGCAATAGTTGTCTCAGTTGGGGCTTGTAACTGGTTTAAAGGCTGCCGCTTGCTTCTCCTCCCTGTATCTCCACCAGCCTCCCAACAGGGAGTTGTGCCTTGTAATGAAAACCACCACATTGGTCGGGGGGGCTCTGAGGGAAACTCCACATAGAAGGGGAGCAGGAGGTGAGCTCTTCCAGGCCCTCTCCTCCAAGCCGCCTCCAAACCCTCATCTGTCTCTCCACTAGGGCAACCCAGTCCCCAGTGTGCCCAGGGCTGAAAGTCCCTTGTCCTGGGAAACCCCTCGGTCCGAGGCAGACTGGGATACCCTACTTGCATTATCCTTTTGCCCAGGCAGGGGCAAAACCCCTTCCCTTTCTAGCTCAAGTTCAGAAGAGATAGGTTAGAAGTTTTCAAAGGGAGCACACTAAAACATTGctggaagacaaaaacaaaattaccCAAATCACCAAGCACAAAAATATAGTCACAGAAGAGTCATCTTCTGGCTCAGAAATAATGATGTTCTAGCTATAAATGAACTCGGTTGGCACATAAATGGTTTACGTCATAGACTACCCAGCTAGAGTAGATTTTtacatgggaggaccctgaggcccagagaggcagagTGACGTCCTCAGGACCCACAG contains:
- the CXCR5 gene encoding C-X-C chemokine receptor type 5, with the protein product MNYPLTLDMDLMNYNLEDLYKELGSYNDSTETHTMENHLCSTAEGPLLTSFKAVFVPVAYGLIFLLGMMGNILVLVILERHRQTRSSTETFLFHLAVADLLLVFILPFAVAEGSVGWVLGSFLCKTVISLHKVNFYCSSLLLACIAVDRYLAIVHAVHAYRHRRLLSIHITCATIWLAGVFFALPEILFAKVSQPHYNDSLPHCTFPQENQAETNAWFTSRFLYHIGGFLLPMLVMTWCYVGVVHRLCQAQRRPQRQKAVRVAILVTSVFFLCWSPYHVVIFLDTLTRLKALGSSCEFNGYLSVAITMSEFLGLAHCCLNPMLYTFAGVKFRSDLSRLLTKLGCAGPASLCQFLPSWHKSSLSESENATSLTTF